A genomic region of Alnus glutinosa chromosome 11, dhAlnGlut1.1, whole genome shotgun sequence contains the following coding sequences:
- the LOC133882409 gene encoding polyol transporter 5-like → MADWKPETNAISGQPKKTIEDFDHPKKPKSNVYALSCAILASTTSILLGYDIGVMSGAVIYIKEDLKISDVQVEILAGILNLYCLIGSCAAGRTSDWIGRRYTIMVSQAIFFAGAILMGFATNYAFLMVGRFVAGIGVGYALMIAPVYTSEVAPATSRGLLSSFPEVFINVGILLGYVSNYAFSKLPTNLGWRFMLGVAAIPAVILGIVVLAMPESPRWLVMQGRLGDAKKILNKTSESKEEAETRLADIKLAAAIPENCTDDVISMPKRSHGEGVWKELFLHPTPSVRHVFIATIFLYFYQEASGIDAVVLYSPRIFEKAGITSSDQKLLCTIAVGLTKTAFILVATFLLDRNGRRPLLLISVGGMIFSQVILGVSLTIIDQTDHKVMWAVALSIAMVLAFVAFFSIGMGPVTWVYTSEIFPLKLRAQGVSIGVGVQRVTSGVISMTFISLYKGITIGGAFFLFAGIAASSFVFIYFLLPETQGRALEDMEGLFGNFKWNFASYKKNSKKRGLYGDDDDRVRIR, encoded by the exons ATGGCTGACTGGAAACCTGAAACTAATGCCATTTCCGGCCAACCCAAGAAAACTATTGAGGATTTTGATCATCCAAAGAAGCCCAAAAGCAACGTATATGCTCTTTCTTGTGCAATTTTGGCCTCTACGACTTCCATCTTACTGGGTTATG ATATTGGAGTAATGAGTGGAGCAGTAATCTACATCAAGGAAGACCTCAAAATCAGCGACGTACAAGTCGAAATCCTCGCCGGAATCCTCAACCTCTACTGCCTCATTGGCTCCTGCGCCGCCGGAAGAACCTCCGATTGGATAGGCCGCCGCTACACCATCATGGTATCCCAAGCCATCTTCTTCGCCGGAGCTATCCTCATGGGCTTCGCCACCAACTACGCCTTTCTTATGGTCGGCCGCTTCGTCGCCGGCATTGGCGTTGGCTATGCGCTCATGATCGCTCCGGTCTACACCTCCGAGGTCGCTCCCGCCACCTCTCGTGGCCTCCTTAGCTCATTCCCCGAG GTGTTCATCAATGTCGGGATATTGTTAGGGTACGTTTCAAACTACGCTTTCTCTAAGCTCCCAACAAACTTAGGTTGGCGGTTCATGCTCGGAGTGGCTGCCATCCCTGCTGTTATACTCGGCATCGTCGTTTTAGCCATGCCCGAGTCGCCTCGTTGGCTAGTCATGCAGGGTCGACTCGGTGACGCAAAGAAAATCCTTAACAAAACCTCAGAATCCAAAGAGGAGGCCGAGACAAGACTCGCTGACATCAAACTAGCAGCTGCCATTCCCGAGAACTGCACCGACGACGTCATTTCGATGCCCAAACGAAGCCACGGTGAGGGTGTGTGGAAAGAGCTCTTCCTCCATCCTACACCGTCCGTTCGCCACGTGTTTATCGCGAccatctttctttatttctaccAAGAAGCATCGGGTATAGATGCAGTCGTTTTGTATAGCCCCAGAATCTTTGAGAAGGCTGGGATCACGTCATCCGATCAAAAGCTACTCTGCACGATAGCTGTTGGGCTCACTAAGACTGCGTTCATCTTAGTGGCCACGTTTTTGCTGGACAGGAACGGACGACGACCCTTGCTTCTAATCAGCGTGGGGGGAATGATCTTCTCCCAAGTAATCCTCGGAGTTAGCCTGACGATCATCGATCAAACGGATCATAAGGTTATGTGGGCCGTCGCTTTGTCCATCGCCATGGTGTTAGCGTTCGTGGCATTCTTCTCAATCGGGATGGGTCCCGTCACATGGGTCTACACCTCAGAGATCTTCCCATTGAAGCTACGAGCCCAGGGCGTGAGTATCGGAGTGGGGGTGCAGAGGGTCACGAGTGGGGTCATTTCCATGACTTTTATTTCACTCTACAAGGGCATCACCATCGGTGGagccttctttctttttgccgGGATTGCCGCGTCGTCGTTTGTGTTCATTTACTTTTTACTACCGGAAACACAAGGTCGAGCCCTTGAGGATATGGAAGGGTTGTTCGGTAATTTCAAGTGGAACTTTGCTAGTTACAAGAAGAACTCAAAGAAGAGGGGACTGtatggtgatgatgatgataggGTTCGGATTCGGTGA
- the LOC133881561 gene encoding polyol transporter 5 — protein MADRKAETTAISGQPQKTIEDFDSKKKPKRNVYALACAVLASTTSILLGYDIGVMSGAVIYIKKDLKISDVKVEILAGILNVFCLIGSCAAGRTSDWIGRRYTIVVSQVIFFAGAILMGFATNYSFLMVGRFVTGIGVGYALMVAPVYTAEVSPASTRGFLTSFPEVFINAGILLGYVSNYGFSKLPTHLGWRLMLGVGAIPAVILGTVVLVMPESPRWLVMQGRLGDAKKILDKTSDSKEEAQTRLADIKEAAGIPENCTDDVVQVPKRSHGEDVWKELFIRPTPAVRHVLIAAVGIHFFQQSSGIDSVVLYSPRIFEKAGITNSDQKLLCTVAVGFTKTAFILVATFLLDKNGRRPLLLTSVAGMIFSLVTLGSSLTIIDHTDHKMMWAVVVSIGMVLTYVAFFSIGMGPITWVYSSEIFPLKLRAQGASIGVAVNRVTSGVISMTFISLYKGITIGGAFFLYAGIATVSFVFFYFMLPETQGRTLEDMEGLFGNFRWKFAGYKNNTNKNREVNGDGIGQIQLRTNGQT, from the exons ATGGCTGACCGGAAAGCTGAAACTACTGCCATTTCCGGCCAACCCCAGAAAACTATTGAGGATTTTGATTCTAAAAAGAAGCCCAAAAGAAACGTATATGCTCTTGCTTGTGCAGTTCTGGCCTCTACGACTTCCATCTTACTGGGTTATG ATATTGGAGTAATGAGTGGAGCAGTAATCTACATCAAGAAAGATCTCAAAATCAGCGACGTAAAGGTCGAAATCCTCGCCGGAATCCTCAACGTTTTCTGTCTCATCGGCTCCTGCGCCGCCGGACGAACCTCCGACTGGATAGGCCGACGCTACACCATCGTGGTATCCCAAGTCATCTTCTTTGCCGGAGCTATCCTCATGGGGTTCGCCACCAACTACTCCTTCCTTATGGTCGGCCGCTTCGTCACCGGCATCGGCGTAGGCTACGCCCTCATGGTCGCTCCGGTCTACACCGCCGAGGTCTCTCCGGCAAGCACTCGTGGCTTCCTTACCTCATTCCCCGAG GTGTTCATCAATGCTGGGATATTGCTAGGGTACGTTTCGAACTATGGTTTCTCCAAGCTCCCAACGCACTTGGGTTGGCGGCTCATGCTGGGAGTGGGTGCCATCCCTGCTGTTATACTCGGCACCGTCGTTTTGGTCATGCCTGAGTCGCCTCGTTGGCTGGTTATGCAGGGTCGACTCGGTGatgcaaaaaaaattcttgacaaAACCTCAGATTCCAAAGAAGAGGCCCAAACAAGACTCGCTGACATTAAAGAAGCAGCTGGCATTCCTGAGAATTGCACGGACGACGTCGTTCAGGTGCCCAAACGAAGTCACGGTGAGGATGTGTGGAAAGAACTCTTCATCCGTCCTACACCAGCCGTTCGCCATGTGTTAATCGCGGCTGTTGGTATTCATTTCTTCCAACAATCGTCGGGTATAGACTCAGTTGTTTTGTACAGCCCCAGAATCTTTGAGAAGGCTGGGATCACAAATTCCGATCAAAAGCTACTATGCACAGTAGCTGTTGGATTCACTAAGACTGCGTTCATCTTGGTGGCCACGTTTTTGCTTGACAAGAACGGACGGCGCCCCTTGCTTCTAACTAGCGTGGCAGGCATGATCTTCTCCCTCGTAACCCTCGGATCCTCCCTAACGATCATCGATCATACGGATCATAAGATGATGTGGGCCGTTGTTGTGTCCATCGGCATGGTGTTAACGTATGTGGCATTCTTCTCAATTGGGATGGGTCCCATTACATGGGTCTATAGCTCGGAGATCTTTCCGTTGAAGCTACGCGCCCAGGGTGCGAGTATCGGAGTGGCGGTAAATAGGGTCACAAGTGGGGTCATTTCCATGACTTTTATCTCACTGTACAAGGGCATCACCATCGGCGGGGCCTTCTTTCTCTATGCTGGGATTGCCACGGTGTCGTTTGTGTTCTTTTACTTTATGTTGCCGGAAACACAAGGTCGAACCCTCGAGGATATGGAGGGGTTGTTTGGTAATTTTAGGTGGAAGTTTGCTGGTTACAAGAACAACACCAACAAGAACAGGGAAGTGAATGGTGATGGTATTGGTCAGATCCAGTTAAGGACAAACGGGCAAACTTAA
- the LOC133881986 gene encoding putative pentatricopeptide repeat-containing protein At3g18840: MESSVQRRVEAIYRHLLLPREHNSVLHPVSLKGEEVKNGEAEAVVIGGMVLDIHAAPSIPANPRTTTPGTVRYVLGGVARNVADCMSKLGTKPFMISAVGLDMAGNLLLEHWKSAGLSTEGIRKQQDIGTPVVCNILDVSGELAAAVASVEAIESFLTPEWIRQFKYNICSAPILMIDANLNPPALEASCQIAAESNIPVWFEPVSVAKSRRVASVAKYVSIASPNEDELIAMANALSCANVFTPIERGNKYSTESLFQKLKPAIWVLLEKGIRIVVVTLGSAGAFLCSSGGPSFMRTGLERIKPHGSTGQFYKIVTSSCPPHWYGATNLEKDSHLFAVHFPALPSKVVRLTGAGDCLVGGTLASICAGLNVMQSVAVGIAAAKASVEAEANVPTAFNLATIADDARRRRVGSHEEEKARKTTRTLFFLFFFVVQVLDRIHACVMWSLKDGLKYQVQAIKAALTPTIFTSNQLVLLYSKHGLLREARRLFDEMPERNVFSWNAIISAYIKSKNLTQARALFDAASHRDLVTYNSMLSGYVSADGYKDHALKLFIDMQSAREGIGVDEFTLTTMLNLTAKLSVVSYGRQLHSYMVKSANDLSGFAVSSLIDMYSKCGCFEEALCVSSECGSGVVDLVSKNAMVAACCREGKLDMALDIFLRDPELNDTVSWNTLISGYANVGCEEESLRLFVRMAESGFRWNEHTFASVLSACSGLKSLKLGKEVHAWVLKNGLSFNPFISSGIVDVYCKCGNMKYAESVCAAIGSENSFAITSMIVGHASQGNMVKARRLFDSLAEKNCVVWTALFSGYVRSQQCEAAIGLWREFKAREETVPDALILVSLLSTCAIQAALGPGKQIHANVLRVGIEMDEKLITALVDMYSKCGKIAYSEKIFQRVIDRDSVLYNVMIAGYAHHGHENEAIQLFREMVERGVRPDAVTFIALLSACRHCGLLEQGEEFFHSMRKDHNILPEIDHYACMIDLYGRATQLEKAIAFMRTIPIELDAVIWGAFLNACRINGNTVLAREAEDKLLKSAGDDGARYVQLANVYAAEGNWDEMGRIRKKMRGKEVKKLAGCSWVYLENRVHTFTSSDKSHSKTVDMYKTLAFLTEELYEISRASH; the protein is encoded by the exons ATGGAGAGCAGTGTTCAGAGGCGAGTGGAGGCTATTTACCGTCACCTGTTACTGCCACGTGAACACAATTCTGTTCTTCACCCG GTTTCATTAAAGGGTGAGGAAGTGAAAAATGGTGAGGCTGAAGCTGTGGTCATAGGGGGTATGGTGTTGGACATTCATGCCGCACCTTCAATCCCTGCAAATCCCAGAACCACCACTCCTGGCACg GTTCGTTATGTGTTAGGAGGTGTAGCAAGGAATGTTGCAGACTGCATGTCAAAGCTTGGAACAAAGCCTTTCATGATTAGTGCTGTGGGGCTTGATATGGCCG GAAATTTGTTGTTGGAGCACTGGAAATCTGCTGGGCTATCTACAGAAG GGATTCGGAAGCAACAAGATATAGGGACTCCTGTTGTATGCAACATACTTGATGTCAGTGGAGAGTTGGCGGCTGCTGTTGCAAGTGTTGAAGCTATT GAATCGTTTCTTACACCTGAATGGATTCGGCAATTCAAGTACAATATATGTTCTGCTCCAATATTGATGATTGATGCAAACCTGAATCCTCCTGCTCTAGAAGCTTCTTGCCAAA TTGCAGCAGAATCTAACATTCCAGTGTGGTTTGAGCCCGTATCGGTTGCAAAATCCAGAAGAGTTGCTTCAGTTGCcaagtat GTAAGTATTGCTTCACCCAACGAAGATGAACTTATTGCCATGGCAAATGCTTTGTCTTGTGCAAATGTATTTACTCCAATCGAAAGGGGAAATAAATATTCGACAGAATCATTGTTCCAAAAGCTAAAACCAGCAATCTGGGTTTTGCTAGAAAAGGGTATCAGAATAGTTGTTGTGACCCTTGGTTCAGCTGGAGCCTTCTTATGCTCTAGTGGAGGGCCAAGCTTTATGAGAACTGGTTTGGAGAGAATCAAACCACATGGTTCTACTGGACAATTCTATAAGATTGTGACATCAAGCTGTCCTCCGCATTGGTATGGTGCTACAAATTTGGAAAAGGATTCTCATCTGTTTGCTGTGCATTTTCCTGCGCTTCCTTCGAAAGTTGTGAGGCTCACGGGGGCTGGTGATTGCTTGGTCGGCGGAACACTTGCTTCTATTTGTGCAGGTTTAAATGTTATGCAGAGTGTGGCGGTCGGAATTGCGGCAGCCAAAGCTTCTGTTGAGGCAGAGGCCAATGTGCCGACTGCATTTAATTTGGCCACAATTGCAG ATGATGCGAG ACGACGTCGAGTCGGTTCTCATGAAGAggaaaaagcaagaaaaacaaCTCGTACtttgtttttcctcttcttcttcgttgTTCAAGTTTTAGATCGTATCCATGCCTGTGTGATGTGGTCCCTGAAAGATGGCCTTAAGTATCAAGTTCAAGCCATAAAAGCTGCTCTTACACCAACCATTTTCACATCCAATCAACTCGTTCTCCTGTACTCCAAACATGGGCTTCTGCGTGAAGCTCGCAGACTGTTCGATGAAATGCCTGAACGAAATGTCTTCTCTTGGAATGCAATAATCTCGGCgtatataaaatcaaaaaactTGACACAAGCGCGAGCATTATTTGATGCCGCTTCCCACAGAGATTTGGTTACGTATAATTCAATGTTATCGGGGTATGTAAGTGCTGATGGGTACAAAGATCATGCGCTCAAGTTGTTTATTGACATGCAGTCAGCACGTGAGGGGATTGGAGTTGATGAGTTTACTCTCACAACGATGCTTAACTTGACTGCCAAGTTAAGTGTGGTATCATATGGGAGGCAATTGCATTCTTACATGGTGAAAAGTGCTAATGATTTGAGTGGGTTTGCGGTTAGCTCTCTTATAGATATGTATTCTAAATGTGGTTGTTTTGAAGAAGCATTGTGTGTGTCTAGTGAATGTGGTAGTGGGGTGGTTGATTTGGTTTCCAAGAATGCAATGGTGGCTGCTTGCTGTAGGGAAGGCAAATTGGATATGGCTTTGGATATTTTTTTGAGAGATCCCGAGTTGAATGACACGGTTTCTTGGAACACGTTGATTTCGGGTTATGCTAACGTTGGTTGCGAGGAGGAGTCACTGAGGTTGTTTGTTCGTATGGCTGAGAGTGGCTTTAGATGGAATGAACATACTTTTGCGAGTGTTTTGAGTGCTTGCTCGGGGCTGAAAAGTTTGAAGCTTGGAAAGGAAGTCCATGcttgggttttgaaaaatggGTTAAGTTTCAATCCATTTATAAGCAGTGGCATTGTTGATGTCTACTGCAAGTGTGGGAATATGAAATATGCAGAGTCAGTTTGTGCAGCAATTGGGAGTGAAAACTCCTTTGCAATCACTTCGATGATTGTGGGGCATGCATCTCAAGGCAACATGGTAAAAGCTCGAAGGCTTTTTGATTCATTAGCAGAGAAGAATTGTGTTGTCTGGACGGCTTTATTTTCAGGTTATGTCAGATCACAGCAATGTGAAGCTGCAATTGGACTTTGGCGTGAGTTTAAAGCTAGGGAAGAAACTGTTCCTGATGCTTTGATCCTCGTCAGTTTGCTCAGCACTTGTGCAATACAAGCTGCCCTGGGGCCTGGAAAACAGATTCATGCTAATGTACTGAGAGTGGGGATTGAGATGGATGAGAAGCTGATCACTGCTTTGGTTGATATGTACTCAAAATGTGGAAAGATCGCATATTCAGAAAAGATTTTCCAAAGAGTTATTGACAGAGATTCAGTGCTTTACAATGTAATGATAGCTGGTTATGCTCACCACGGGCATGAAAATGAAGCTATCCAGCTTTTTAGGGAAATGGTGGAGAGAGGTGTCAGACCTGATGCAGTCACCTTTATCGCACTTCTGTCAGCTTGTCGTCATTGTGGATTACTAGAACAGGGTGAGGAATTTTTCCATTCCATGAGAAAAGACCATAACATATTGCCTGAAATTGACCACTACGCATGTATGATTGATCTGTATGGGAGGGCTACTCAACTAGAAAAGGCTATAGCTTTCATGAGAACGATTCCAATAGAACTGGATGCTGTAATCTGGGGGGCATTTCTTAATGCTTGTAGGATAAATGGGAATACAGTACTTGCTAGAGAGGCAGAGGATAAACTACTAAAAAGTGCAGGAGATGACGGGGCTCGGTATGTTCAGTTGGCCAATGTCTATGCTGCAGAAGGAAATTGGGATGAGATGGGGAGAATAAGGAAGAAGATGAGAGGGAAGGAGGTCAAGAAACTAGCTGGTTGCAGCTGGGTATACTTGGAAAACAGAGTTCATACCTTCACTTCTAGTGATAAGTCTCACTCTAAAACAGTGGATATGTATAAAACCTTAGCCTTCTTGACTGAAGAACTATATGAAATATCCAGGGCATCACATTGA
- the LOC133882366 gene encoding arabinosyltransferase RRA2-like: MSSRRDGPLMRNTAQSLHKSRVAIAAAIGVGVLFGCVFAFLFPHGLSLPPRVYTSRLSNSNNAQVGSASCESSERMNMLKSEFVAASGKNAELKKKVRELTEKLRLVEQRKDQAQKQVLVLGKQQKAGPFGTVKASRTNSTIVPDESVNPRLAKILEKVAVQRELIVALANSNVKDMLEVWFTNIKRVGIPNYLVVALDDEIAKFCESKDVPVYKRDPDEGVDSVARTGGNHAVSGLKFRILREFLQLGYSVLLSDVDIVYLQNPFHYLYRDSDVESMTDGHDNNTAYGYNHVFDEPAMGWARYAHTMRIWVYNSGFFCIRPTIPSIELLDRVAGRLSREPNAWDQAVFNEELFYPSHPGYDGLHASRRTMDFYLFMNSKVLFKGVRKDANMRKLKPVIVHVNYHPDKLPRMKAVVEFYVNGKQDALEPFPDGSDW, encoded by the exons ATGAGTAGCCGCAGAGACGGGCCCTTGATGCGGAACACGGCGCAGTCGCTTCACAAGTCGAGGGTCGCAATCGCCGCGGCGATCGGAGTCGGAGTCCTGTTTGGTTGCGTCTTCGCCTTCTTGTTCCCTCACGGCCTCTCCCTCCCACCCCGTGTTTACACTTCCCGCCTCTCCAATTCTAACAATGCGCAG GTTGGTTCAGCTTCTTGTgaatcgtccgaacggatgaacATGTTGAAATCAGAGTTTGTGGCAGCATCAGGGAAAAATGccgagttgaaaaaaaaagttagggagCTTACTGAAAAGCTTAGATTGGTTGAACAAAGGAAAGATCAGGCGCAGAAGCAGGTTCTTGTGTTGGGTAAACAGCAGAAAGCTGGACCTTTTGGTACTGTCAAGGCCTCAAGAACCAACTCTACCATCGTGCCTGATGAATCTGTGAATCCAAGATTGGCAAAGATATTAGAGAAAGTTGCTGTTCAGAGAGAGCTTATAGTTGCTCTTGCAAACTCAAATGTGAAGGACATGTTGGAGGTCTGGTTCACTAATATTAAGAGAGTGGGTATACCCAATTATCTGGTTGTTGCTTTAGATGACGAGATTGCTAAGTTCTGCGAGTCAAAGGATGTTCCAGTGTATAAGAGAGACCCAGATGAAGGTGTTGATTCAGTTGCGAGGACTGGAGGGAACCATGCTGTCTCCGGGTTGAAGTTTCGTATTCTGAGAGAGTTTTTGCAACTGGGTTATAGTGTTCTTCTATCAGATGTTGATATTGTGTATTTGCAGAATCCTTTTCATTATCTCTATCGGGATTCTGATGTGGAGTCCATGACTGATGGTCATGATAACAATACAGCTTATGGCTACAATCATGTCTTTGATGAACCTGCAATGGGATGGGCTCGATATGCTCATACAATGCGGATTTGGGTCTACAACTCTGGTTTCTTCTGTATTAGACCAACAATCCCTTCGATTGAACTTCTGGATCGTGTAGCCGGTCGACTTTCTAGGGAGCCAAACGCTTGGGACCAGGCAGTTTTTAATGAGGAACTGTTTTACCCTTCACATCCTGGGTATGATGGACTTCATGCTTCCAGGAGAACTATGGATTTCTATCTTTTTATGAATAGCAAAGTCCTCTTCAAGGGTGTGAGGAAAGATGCTAATATGAGGAAGTTGAAACCAGTAATTGTTCATGTAAATTATCACCCTGATAAGCTTCCAAGAATGAAAGCAGTTGTGGAATTTTATGTTAATGGGAAGCAAGATGCACTGGAACCCTTCCCTGACGGTTCAGATTGGTAA
- the LOC133882809 gene encoding defensin-like protein 19, whose protein sequence is MVKSSKSIYLFAIFLIFILAAKMMMKMATAQYLLCGRRSRTWSGFCSFFSSDGCDRQCQHWEDAFSGACHGFPHHACYCYYFAEYKQD, encoded by the exons ATGGTTAAGAGTAGCAAATCTATCTACTTGTTCGCCATCTTTTTAATCTTCATCCTCGCCGCCAAAATGATGATGA AGATGGCAACAGCACAGTATTTACTTTGTGGGCGTAGAAGCAGAACATGGTCGGggttttgttcatttttttcgTCGGATGGGTGTGATCGTCAGTGCCAGCATTGGGAGGACGCGTTCAGCGGAGCATGTCATGGATTTCCTCATCACGCATGCTATTGCTACTACTTTGCTGAATACAAACAGGATTAA